In Kitasatospora sp. NA04385, a single genomic region encodes these proteins:
- a CDS encoding FAD-dependent monooxygenase, whose protein sequence is MNTQMADRVPVLITGGSLVGLSASLFLGRLGVPHLLVERHAETSRHPRGRGNNLRTMELFRVAGVEDDIRAAASVLADNHGILQAETLSGGEQEWLFREIDPGGGLARFSPSGWCLCSQNDLEPVLARHAARRGDIRFNTELVSFEQDADGVTALLRDRATGEEREVRADYLVAADGPRSPVRERLGIGQSGRGDLFHNVSVTFRAKRLAEVVGDRLFIACYLTDPAGAGALLPVDNREQWVFHLPWHPERGERVEDFTDARCTAHIRAAAGVPDLDVEITGRAPWHAAERVADRYAAGRVLLCGDSAHEMPPTGAFGSNTGIQDAHNLAWKLAAVLDGWGGPRLLESYGTERRPVAVQTAARAAARSVEHQHPGFDAAPVGGPRTNVLAVALGYRYTEGALVGADATAGVVPERFAATGEVGTRAPHLWVRDRDGRRLSTLDLFEREPVLLAPAAGGAEWPEAARAVSEQTGVPIRCLLVGEGGDLVPEPVPAAPVAGPRPAGPSGWPAVYGLREGGAVLVRPDGFVGWRASSPVGDPAAALRVAVRGVAGL, encoded by the coding sequence ATGAACACACAGATGGCGGACCGGGTCCCGGTCCTGATCACGGGCGGTTCGCTGGTCGGACTGTCCGCCTCGCTTTTCCTCGGCCGGCTGGGCGTCCCCCACCTGCTGGTGGAGCGCCACGCCGAGACCTCCCGGCACCCCCGCGGCCGCGGGAACAACCTCCGCACCATGGAGCTGTTCCGGGTCGCCGGGGTGGAGGACGACATCCGGGCCGCCGCGTCGGTGCTGGCCGACAACCACGGCATCCTGCAGGCCGAGACCCTCTCCGGGGGCGAGCAGGAGTGGCTGTTCCGGGAGATCGACCCGGGCGGCGGCCTGGCCAGGTTCAGCCCGTCCGGGTGGTGCCTGTGCAGCCAGAACGACCTCGAACCGGTGCTGGCGCGGCACGCCGCCCGGCGCGGCGACATCCGCTTCAACACCGAGCTGGTCTCCTTCGAGCAGGACGCCGACGGGGTGACGGCGCTGCTGCGCGACCGGGCCACCGGCGAGGAGCGCGAGGTGCGGGCCGACTACCTGGTCGCCGCGGACGGGCCCCGCAGCCCCGTCCGGGAGCGCCTGGGCATCGGGCAGTCCGGGCGCGGCGACCTGTTCCACAACGTCTCGGTCACCTTCCGGGCCAAGCGGCTCGCCGAGGTGGTCGGCGACCGGCTGTTCATCGCCTGCTACCTGACCGACCCGGCCGGCGCGGGCGCGCTGCTGCCCGTCGACAACCGCGAGCAGTGGGTCTTCCACCTGCCCTGGCACCCCGAGCGCGGCGAGCGGGTCGAGGACTTCACCGACGCCCGGTGCACGGCCCACATCCGGGCCGCGGCCGGCGTCCCCGACCTGGACGTGGAGATCACCGGCCGGGCGCCCTGGCACGCCGCCGAGCGCGTCGCCGACCGGTACGCGGCCGGGCGGGTCCTGCTGTGCGGCGACTCCGCCCACGAGATGCCGCCCACCGGGGCGTTCGGCTCCAACACCGGCATCCAGGACGCGCACAACCTGGCCTGGAAGCTGGCCGCGGTGCTGGACGGCTGGGGCGGGCCGCGCCTGCTGGAGTCGTACGGGACGGAGCGGCGGCCGGTCGCCGTGCAGACCGCGGCCCGGGCCGCGGCGCGCTCGGTGGAGCACCAGCACCCCGGCTTCGACGCGGCGCCGGTCGGGGGTCCGCGCACCAACGTCCTGGCGGTGGCGCTCGGCTACCGCTACACCGAGGGCGCGCTGGTCGGCGCGGACGCCACCGCGGGGGTCGTCCCGGAGCGCTTCGCCGCGACCGGCGAGGTCGGCACCCGGGCCCCGCACCTGTGGGTGCGCGACCGCGACGGGCGGCGGCTGTCGACCCTGGACCTGTTCGAACGCGAGCCGGTGCTGCTGGCGCCCGCGGCGGGCGGCGCCGAGTGGCCGGAGGCGGCCCGGGCGGTCTCCGAGCAGACGGGGGTGCCGATCCGGTGCCTGCTGGTCGGCGAGGGCGGGGACCTCGTCCCCGAGCCCGTCCCCGCCGCCCCCGTGGCCGGCCCCCGCCCGGCCGGGCCGAGCGGCTGGCCCGCGGTCTACGGGCTGCGCGAGGGCGGCGCGGTGCTGGTGCGCCCCGACGGCTTCGTCGGCTGGCGGGCGAGCAGCCCGGTCGGCGACCCGGCGGCGGCGCTGCGGGTCGCGGTGCGGGGCGTCGCGGGGCTGTAG
- a CDS encoding SchA/CurD-like domain-containing protein → MTLLSTAEETATTVDRPTTGRLRVVLMLDVHDGAQDRFLEAYELLRYQVSAVPGHVSDQLCQSIDDPSRWLITSEWESAEPFLAWVDSPAHREMVKPMHGCVSDTRSLRYSVLRETRGATATDTTATPLRPGEHHPAVPGTPRPGPDGVVRHALSFTVKPGAEAKAAELLSGYRSPQARVDDTTRLLRTSLFMHGNRVVRCVEVAGDLPTALRHVARQPGVRAVEEAINPYLEEDRDLDDPMSARDFFQRAALPAVHHHAALKTGPVQRHAYLYPVRPGTGAVLAELLSEEDEHAVADPGSPLVRATLYRYEDLVVRLVDLLGDPAADPAAALGLAGPRSAAVLGKLAGPAERTPDGLRRLLAECAMTLVTDRSSAED, encoded by the coding sequence ATGACCCTGCTCTCCACCGCCGAGGAGACCGCGACCACCGTCGACCGCCCCACCACGGGCCGGCTCCGGGTGGTCCTGATGCTGGACGTCCACGACGGCGCCCAGGACCGCTTCCTGGAGGCGTACGAACTGCTGCGCTACCAGGTCTCGGCCGTCCCCGGCCACGTCAGCGACCAGCTCTGCCAGTCGATCGACGACCCGTCCCGCTGGCTGATCACCAGCGAGTGGGAGAGCGCCGAGCCGTTCCTGGCCTGGGTGGACAGCCCGGCCCACCGCGAGATGGTCAAGCCGATGCACGGCTGCGTCAGCGACACCCGCTCGCTGCGCTACAGCGTGCTGCGCGAGACCCGCGGCGCCACCGCCACCGACACCACCGCCACCCCGCTGCGCCCCGGCGAGCACCACCCCGCCGTGCCCGGCACCCCCCGGCCCGGCCCGGACGGCGTGGTCCGGCACGCGCTCAGCTTCACCGTCAAGCCCGGCGCCGAGGCCAAGGCCGCCGAACTGCTCTCCGGCTACCGCTCCCCGCAGGCCCGGGTCGACGACACCACCCGCCTGCTGCGCACCTCGCTGTTCATGCACGGCAACCGGGTCGTGCGCTGCGTCGAGGTGGCCGGCGACCTGCCCACCGCACTGCGGCACGTCGCCCGGCAGCCCGGGGTGCGGGCCGTCGAGGAGGCGATCAACCCGTACCTGGAGGAGGACCGCGACCTGGACGACCCGATGTCCGCCCGCGACTTCTTCCAGCGCGCCGCCCTGCCCGCCGTCCACCACCACGCCGCCCTGAAGACCGGCCCGGTGCAGCGGCACGCCTACCTGTACCCCGTCCGCCCCGGCACCGGCGCGGTCCTCGCCGAACTGCTCTCCGAGGAGGACGAGCACGCGGTCGCCGACCCCGGCAGCCCGCTGGTGCGCGCCACCCTCTACCGGTACGAGGACCTGGTGGTCCGGCTGGTCGACCTGCTCGGCGACCCCGCGGCCGACCCGGCCGCCGCCCTCGGCCTGGCCGGCCCGCGCTCGGCCGCCGTCCTCGGCAAGCTCGCCGGACCCGCCGAGCGCACCCCCGACGGCCTGCGCCGCCTGCTCGCCGAGTGCGCGATGACCCTCGTCACCGACCGCAGCTCGGCCGAGGACTGA
- a CDS encoding cupin domain-containing protein, which translates to MTTEMPRVIHVDDAPPNRKRGGDLRAMLTPPACGATSGFMGVAIVEPGERIGEHYHPYSEEFVFVISGELEVDLDGVPQRLRPDQGMMIPIGMRHRFRNVGSTEARMVFHLGPLAPRPELGHVDTEETVTEAGPPEPAGAAS; encoded by the coding sequence GTGACCACCGAGATGCCACGTGTCATCCACGTCGACGACGCGCCCCCCAACCGCAAGCGCGGCGGGGACCTGCGGGCCATGCTGACCCCGCCGGCCTGCGGCGCGACCAGCGGATTCATGGGAGTGGCCATCGTCGAACCGGGGGAGCGGATCGGCGAGCACTACCACCCGTACTCCGAGGAGTTCGTGTTCGTGATCTCCGGCGAGCTGGAGGTCGACCTGGACGGCGTGCCGCAGCGGCTGCGGCCCGACCAGGGGATGATGATCCCGATCGGGATGCGGCACCGCTTCCGCAACGTCGGCAGCACCGAGGCCCGGATGGTCTTCCACCTCGGACCGCTCGCCCCGCGCCCCGAGCTCGGGCACGTCGACACCGAGGAGACCGTCACCGAGGCGGGACCGCCGGAACCGGCCGGGGCGGCCTCGTGA
- a CDS encoding beta-ketoacyl synthase, with protein MTRRVAVTGIGVVAPGGIGVTRFWSLLTEGRTATRGITLFDPEGFRSRIAAECDFDPAAHGLTPEQTARNDRYVQFALVAAAEAVADAGLDPEREDPWRIGVSLGTAVGGTTRLERDYVLVSGRGEHWDVDHAPAAPHLERAFSPSTLASAVAEQIGAHGPVQTVSTGCTSGLDAVGYAALAIEEGRADVVLAGACDSPISPITVACFDAIKATSARNEDAEHASRPFDAGRDGFVLGEGGAVLVLEEWEHAKRRGARIYAELGGFATFGNAYHMTGLTQDGLEMSRAIDRALAHAGLHGEAVDYVNAHGSGTKQNDRHETAAVKRSLGEHARRTPMSSIKSMVGHSLGAIGAIELVACTLALHHGVVPPTANYTERDPECDLDYVPRTARELPLRHVLSVGSGFGGFQSAVVLSKVEAAA; from the coding sequence GTGACGCGCCGGGTCGCGGTGACCGGGATCGGGGTCGTCGCCCCCGGCGGCATCGGCGTCACCCGGTTCTGGTCACTGCTCACCGAGGGCCGCACGGCCACCCGCGGCATCACCTTGTTCGACCCGGAGGGCTTCCGCTCCCGGATCGCGGCCGAGTGCGACTTCGACCCCGCCGCGCACGGCCTCACCCCCGAACAGACCGCCCGCAACGACAGGTACGTGCAGTTCGCCCTGGTCGCCGCCGCCGAGGCGGTCGCCGACGCCGGACTCGACCCCGAACGCGAGGACCCCTGGCGGATCGGCGTCTCGCTCGGCACCGCCGTCGGCGGCACCACCCGGCTGGAGCGCGACTACGTCCTGGTCAGCGGCCGCGGCGAGCACTGGGACGTCGACCACGCCCCCGCCGCCCCGCACCTGGAACGGGCGTTCTCCCCCTCCACCCTGGCCTCCGCCGTCGCCGAACAGATCGGCGCCCACGGCCCGGTGCAGACCGTCTCCACCGGCTGCACCTCCGGCCTGGACGCCGTCGGCTACGCCGCGCTCGCCATCGAGGAGGGCCGCGCCGACGTGGTCCTCGCCGGGGCCTGCGACTCGCCGATCTCCCCGATCACGGTCGCCTGCTTCGACGCCATCAAGGCCACCTCGGCCCGCAACGAGGACGCCGAGCACGCCTCCCGCCCCTTCGACGCCGGACGGGACGGCTTCGTCCTCGGCGAGGGCGGCGCCGTCCTGGTGCTGGAGGAGTGGGAGCACGCCAAGCGGCGCGGCGCCCGGATCTACGCCGAACTCGGCGGCTTCGCCACCTTCGGCAACGCGTACCACATGACCGGCCTCACCCAGGACGGCCTGGAGATGTCCCGGGCCATCGACCGGGCGCTGGCCCACGCCGGACTCCACGGCGAGGCCGTCGACTACGTCAACGCGCACGGCTCCGGCACCAAGCAGAACGACCGGCACGAGACCGCCGCCGTCAAGCGCTCCCTCGGCGAGCACGCCAGGCGCACCCCGATGAGCTCCATCAAGTCGATGGTCGGGCACTCGCTCGGCGCGATCGGCGCCATCGAACTCGTCGCCTGCACCCTGGCCCTGCACCACGGCGTCGTCCCGCCCACCGCCAACTACACCGAGCGCGACCCCGAGTGCGACCTGGACTACGTCCCCCGCACCGCCCGCGAACTGCCGCTGCGCCACGTGCTGTCGGTCGGCAGCGGCTTCGGCGGCTTCCAGTCCGCGGTGGTGCTGAGCAAGGTGGAGGCGGCCGCATGA
- a CDS encoding beta-ketoacyl synthase N-terminal-like domain-containing protein: MTERCAVITGIGVVAPNGIGADDYWKALCEGRSALGPIDREGCEHLPLRIAGLVRGFDAEEYVEARYLVQTDRFTHFAMAAAELAMADADLADHPDDPFGVAVVTAAGSGGGEFGQRELQHLWAEGPHHVGPYQSIAWFYAASTGQISIRGGFKGPCGVVASDEAGGLDALAHAARAVARGTDAVLAGAAEAPIAPYSMVCQLGYPGLSTSEDPERAYRPLGSDAAGFVPAEGGAMFVVEDEHSARLRGARPRARIAGHTATFTGAARWAESREGLAHAVRGALAEARCAPDEVDVVFADALGVPEADRAEALALADVLGEHAERVPVTAPKAGLGRAHCGAPALDVAAAVLALEHGLVPPTPHTADSPHGLDLVTGRPRAAGLRTALVLSRGLMGSNSALVLRHP; the protein is encoded by the coding sequence ATGACCGAACGCTGCGCGGTGATCACCGGCATCGGGGTGGTCGCCCCCAACGGCATCGGCGCCGACGACTACTGGAAGGCCCTGTGCGAGGGCCGCTCGGCGCTCGGCCCGATCGACCGGGAGGGCTGCGAGCACCTCCCGCTCCGGATCGCCGGCCTGGTGCGCGGCTTCGACGCCGAGGAGTACGTCGAGGCGCGCTACCTGGTCCAGACCGACCGGTTCACGCACTTCGCGATGGCCGCCGCCGAACTCGCCATGGCCGACGCCGACCTGGCCGACCACCCCGACGACCCGTTCGGCGTCGCCGTGGTCACCGCGGCCGGCTCCGGCGGCGGCGAGTTCGGCCAGCGCGAACTCCAGCACCTGTGGGCCGAGGGGCCGCACCACGTCGGCCCCTACCAGTCGATCGCCTGGTTCTACGCCGCCTCCACCGGCCAGATCTCCATCCGCGGCGGCTTCAAGGGCCCCTGCGGCGTGGTCGCCTCCGACGAGGCCGGCGGCCTCGACGCGCTCGCCCACGCCGCCCGGGCCGTCGCCCGCGGCACCGACGCCGTGCTGGCCGGCGCCGCCGAGGCACCCATCGCCCCCTACTCGATGGTCTGCCAGCTCGGCTACCCCGGGCTCTCCACCAGCGAGGACCCCGAACGCGCCTACCGCCCGCTGGGCAGCGACGCGGCCGGGTTCGTCCCCGCCGAGGGCGGCGCGATGTTCGTCGTCGAGGACGAGCACAGCGCCCGGCTGCGCGGCGCCCGCCCGCGCGCCCGGATCGCCGGCCACACCGCGACCTTCACCGGCGCGGCCCGCTGGGCCGAGAGCCGCGAGGGGCTCGCCCACGCGGTCCGCGGCGCCCTCGCCGAGGCGCGCTGCGCCCCCGACGAGGTCGACGTGGTCTTCGCCGACGCCCTCGGCGTCCCGGAGGCCGACCGGGCCGAGGCGCTCGCCCTCGCCGACGTGCTCGGCGAGCACGCCGAACGCGTCCCGGTCACCGCCCCCAAGGCCGGCCTCGGCCGCGCCCACTGCGGCGCCCCCGCGCTGGACGTCGCCGCCGCCGTGCTCGCCCTCGAACACGGCCTGGTCCCGCCTACCCCGCACACCGCGGACAGCCCGCACGGCCTCGACCTGGTCACCGGCCGCCCGCGCGCCGCCGGCCTGCGCACCGCCCTGGTGCTCAGCCGCGGCCTGATGGGCTCCAACTCCGCCCTGGTGCTGCGCCACCCCTGA
- a CDS encoding acyl carrier protein, which yields MASEITYEELATLIKTRAGVAVTVDELADPGRMFLDLGVDSLGVLGVLSDVENRYGVSIDSADLLGRPVAEFLQTVNSSVKAGA from the coding sequence ATGGCCTCCGAGATCACCTACGAGGAACTCGCCACCCTGATCAAGACCCGGGCCGGCGTCGCCGTCACCGTCGACGAACTCGCCGACCCCGGCCGGATGTTCCTCGACCTGGGCGTCGACTCGCTCGGCGTGCTCGGCGTCCTCTCCGACGTGGAGAACCGCTACGGCGTCTCCATCGACTCCGCCGACCTGCTCGGCCGCCCCGTCGCCGAGTTCCTGCAGACCGTCAACTCCTCCGTGAAGGCTGGTGCCTGA
- a CDS encoding SRPBCC family protein produces the protein MPGHTDNTIVINAPVDLVWDVTNDLENWPQLFSEYASVEVLDRQDQLVRFRLTMHPDENGQVWSWVSEREADRDKLTVRARRVEPGPFEFMEIRWEYEEHPQGTSMRWIQDFAMKPTAPVDDLGMTDRINQNSKVQMELIRAKVEHRAGAVG, from the coding sequence ATGCCCGGACACACCGACAACACGATCGTCATCAACGCCCCCGTCGACCTGGTCTGGGACGTCACCAACGACCTGGAGAACTGGCCGCAGCTGTTCAGCGAGTACGCCTCGGTCGAGGTCCTCGACCGGCAGGACCAGCTGGTCCGCTTCCGGCTCACCATGCACCCCGACGAGAACGGCCAGGTCTGGAGCTGGGTCTCCGAGCGCGAGGCCGACCGCGACAAGCTCACCGTCCGGGCCCGCCGGGTCGAACCCGGCCCGTTCGAGTTCATGGAGATCCGCTGGGAGTACGAGGAGCACCCGCAGGGCACCAGCATGCGCTGGATCCAGGACTTCGCGATGAAGCCCACCGCCCCCGTCGACGACCTCGGCATGACCGACCGGATCAACCAGAACTCCAAGGTCCAGATGGAGCTGATCCGCGCCAAGGTCGAGCACCGCGCCGGAGCGGTCGGATGA
- a CDS encoding TcmI family type II polyketide cyclase, whose product MHRSLIVARMKPGTADHIAGVFADSDRGELPGLIGVTSRSLFQFGDVYLHLIESERPAGPEVAKYARHPDFRDVSERLAVYVDAYDPATWRSPEDAMAHEFYRWNR is encoded by the coding sequence GTGCACCGCTCCCTGATCGTCGCCCGGATGAAGCCCGGCACCGCCGACCACATCGCCGGCGTCTTCGCCGACTCCGACCGCGGCGAGCTGCCCGGCCTGATCGGCGTCACCAGCCGCAGCCTGTTCCAGTTCGGCGACGTCTACCTGCACCTCATCGAGTCCGAGCGCCCCGCCGGACCGGAGGTCGCCAAGTACGCCCGGCACCCCGACTTCCGCGACGTCAGCGAACGCCTCGCGGTCTACGTCGACGCCTACGACCCGGCGACCTGGCGCAGCCCCGAGGACGCCATGGCGCACGAGTTCTACCGCTGGAACCGCTGA
- a CDS encoding methyltransferase codes for MTTAPTSTTAPTSTTAPPSTANTASTVNTAGQAPSAAVPPAMLLRELVFGAACAGAVRAAASLRLPDALDEEPAGAEQLAERLGVEPGPLRRLLRALACYEVFAEDADGRYRHTPLSRLLRSDEQGSLRDIALWCTEPWTWQSWSRLDDAVRTGRSVFGDAFGKEFFQYLHDDAPESAALFNRAMTQSSRQSAQDLAGFLDLSGVSSVADVGGGQGQVLAELMERHPGLHGTLLDLPKVVEHADPRLLPGGALAGRARLVPGDCRTAVPVQADLYLVKNILEWDDDSTRRTLRNLREVARPGARVVIVENLVDDSPSMRFTTAMDLLLLLNVGGAKHTLGSLTALIAESGLVLDAVAPVNPYLHAFSCTVP; via the coding sequence ATGACCACCGCCCCGACCAGCACGACCGCCCCGACCAGCACGACCGCCCCGCCCAGCACCGCGAACACCGCGAGCACCGTCAACACCGCAGGTCAGGCGCCCTCCGCGGCCGTCCCGCCCGCGATGCTGCTGCGCGAGCTGGTGTTCGGCGCCGCCTGCGCGGGCGCGGTCCGCGCCGCCGCCAGCCTGCGGCTGCCCGACGCGCTGGACGAGGAGCCCGCCGGCGCCGAGCAGCTGGCCGAGCGGCTGGGCGTCGAGCCCGGCCCGCTGCGCCGCCTGCTGCGCGCGCTGGCCTGCTACGAGGTGTTCGCCGAGGACGCCGACGGCCGCTACCGGCACACCCCGCTGTCGCGCCTGCTGCGCTCCGACGAGCAGGGCAGCCTGCGCGACATCGCGCTGTGGTGCACCGAGCCGTGGACGTGGCAGTCCTGGTCCCGGCTGGACGACGCGGTGCGCACCGGGCGCAGCGTGTTCGGCGACGCGTTCGGCAAGGAGTTCTTCCAGTACCTGCACGACGACGCGCCGGAGTCCGCGGCGCTGTTCAACCGGGCGATGACCCAGTCCAGCCGCCAGTCCGCGCAGGACCTGGCCGGTTTCCTGGACCTGTCGGGCGTCTCCTCGGTGGCCGACGTCGGCGGCGGGCAGGGCCAGGTGCTGGCCGAGCTGATGGAGCGCCACCCCGGCCTGCACGGCACCCTGCTGGACCTGCCGAAGGTGGTGGAGCACGCGGACCCGCGGCTGCTGCCCGGCGGTGCGCTGGCCGGGCGGGCCCGGCTGGTGCCGGGTGACTGCCGCACCGCCGTGCCGGTGCAGGCGGACCTGTACCTGGTGAAGAACATCCTGGAGTGGGACGACGACTCGACCCGCCGGACGCTGCGCAACCTGCGCGAGGTGGCCCGGCCGGGGGCCCGGGTGGTGATCGTGGAGAACCTGGTGGACGACTCCCCCTCGATGCGGTTCACCACCGCGATGGACCTGCTGCTGCTGCTGAACGTCGGCGGCGCCAAGCACACCCTGGGCAGCCTGACCGCCCTGATCGCCGAGTCGGGCCTGGTCCTGGACGCGGTCGCCCCGGTCAACCCGTACCTGCACGCCTTCTCCTGCACGGTGCCGTAA
- a CDS encoding nitrous oxide reductase family maturation protein NosD — translation MTPLLAPTRPLVRVAAVLFCCAASVPAALAAAPAAAAPTGPTVYRVAPGSSVQAALDAAAPGDVVELAAGRYPGSVTLSTDGVTLRGQGAGTVLVPDPADRGSCAQAGDGICVTGSADDRGVPVRTLSGAVVESLTVAGFPRNGIGAAVTDRLTVRRVAVHDNGRQGISVEMSTRTALTDNEARDNGQAGIFVANWYDRKGGALETRGTVVSENRLTGNRIGLQLRRVRDLTVEANLAYGNCGGVFVVGDDGVPRAGALTVRDNVVRANNRYCPPIPRLDSVQGTGILLTGTEDVAVTGNQVSDHSGTSPMSGGIVLYPSAVGAPNARAAVTGNALSGNLPADLADRDPRGTGNAFADNACGSSEPAGRC, via the coding sequence ATGACTCCTCTCCTCGCCCCGACGCGCCCGCTGGTGCGGGTCGCCGCCGTCCTGTTCTGCTGCGCCGCCTCGGTGCCCGCCGCCCTGGCCGCCGCCCCGGCGGCGGCCGCCCCGACCGGTCCGACCGTGTACCGGGTCGCCCCCGGCTCCTCCGTGCAGGCCGCGCTGGACGCGGCCGCCCCGGGTGACGTGGTGGAGCTCGCCGCGGGCCGCTACCCGGGCAGCGTGACGCTCTCCACCGACGGCGTGACCCTGCGCGGGCAGGGCGCGGGCACCGTCCTGGTGCCCGATCCGGCCGACCGCGGCAGCTGCGCGCAGGCCGGTGACGGCATCTGCGTGACGGGCAGCGCGGACGACCGGGGCGTGCCGGTGCGGACGCTGTCGGGGGCGGTGGTGGAGTCGCTGACGGTGGCGGGCTTCCCCCGCAACGGCATCGGCGCCGCCGTCACCGACCGCCTGACGGTGCGCCGGGTGGCCGTGCACGACAACGGACGGCAGGGCATCAGTGTCGAGATGTCGACCCGTACCGCGCTGACCGACAACGAGGCCAGGGACAACGGCCAGGCCGGGATCTTCGTCGCCAACTGGTACGACCGCAAGGGCGGCGCGCTGGAGACCCGGGGCACCGTGGTGTCCGAGAACCGGCTGACCGGCAACCGGATCGGGCTCCAGCTGCGCCGGGTCCGCGACCTGACGGTGGAGGCCAACCTGGCGTACGGGAACTGCGGCGGCGTGTTCGTGGTCGGCGACGACGGGGTGCCGCGGGCCGGGGCGCTGACCGTCCGGGACAACGTGGTGCGGGCCAACAACCGGTACTGCCCGCCCATCCCCCGGCTCGACTCCGTCCAGGGCACCGGCATCCTGCTGACCGGCACCGAGGATGTCGCCGTCACCGGCAACCAAGTCTCCGACCACAGCGGGACGTCGCCGATGTCCGGCGGCATCGTGCTGTACCCGAGCGCGGTCGGCGCGCCCAACGCCCGGGCCGCCGTCACCGGCAACGCGCTGAGCGGGAACCTGCCCGCCGACCTGGCCGACCGGGACCCGCGCGGCACCGGCAACGCGTTCGCCGACAACGCCTGCGGCAGCTCCGAGCCCGCGGGCCGCTGCTGA
- a CDS encoding alpha/beta-hydrolase family protein — MGERRIVRRWPGWGASTGAVLFYCLSFTPSLLPRPWYLQAAAGAITAAFGYGLGAFFGYLAGVCGPAPGARVRRAGWWVLAAIGGGAVVAVTARSVRWQGDLRRAVGMAPGISWWQWALVLPVALLLGGLLVLCARAVRLGTRWLRGILGRAVPPWAAALGAAALAAVVVTGFVEGFLLRGLFDLAERGAALADRSTTPGVVRPTSPTLSGSPASYESWDSLGVKGRDFVGGAPTAARISDFTGRPAKDPVRAYVGLRSVDGTGFAEGARTPAGLRERARRAVAELERAGGFQRKALVVLGTTGSGWVNERIAAPVEYLYDGDSAEVAFQYSYLPSWISFLTEGEATEAGKALYDAVHARWSQLPADSRPRLMVAGESLGSYATERAFPGGVEQLLGQTGGALLVGPTPDNSLREAVTEQRQPGSPVWRPVHRDGRNVRFAQRPSDFAVPEGAAWDQPRVVYLQNGSDPVVWWEPSLIWTRPEWLDGQRAHDVSPTMRWYPLVTFWQVTCDLAASEAVPEGHGHRYGLMPAEAWARIVPPEGWTRQDTDRLVAYLADHP, encoded by the coding sequence GTGGGGGAGCGGCGGATCGTACGGCGGTGGCCGGGCTGGGGCGCGTCGACCGGGGCGGTGCTGTTCTACTGCCTCTCGTTCACCCCCTCGCTGCTGCCCCGGCCCTGGTACCTGCAGGCCGCCGCCGGGGCGATCACCGCCGCGTTCGGCTACGGCCTCGGTGCCTTCTTCGGCTACCTCGCCGGGGTGTGCGGCCCGGCCCCCGGAGCGCGGGTGCGGCGGGCCGGGTGGTGGGTGCTGGCCGCGATCGGCGGCGGGGCGGTCGTGGCGGTCACCGCGCGGAGCGTGCGCTGGCAGGGCGACCTGCGGCGGGCCGTCGGCATGGCCCCGGGGATCTCCTGGTGGCAGTGGGCCCTGGTGCTGCCGGTCGCGCTGCTGCTCGGCGGGCTGCTGGTGCTGTGCGCCCGGGCGGTCCGGCTCGGCACCCGCTGGCTGCGGGGCATCCTCGGCCGGGCCGTCCCGCCGTGGGCGGCCGCCCTCGGGGCCGCCGCGCTCGCCGCCGTCGTGGTGACCGGCTTCGTCGAGGGCTTCCTGCTGCGCGGCCTGTTCGACCTCGCCGAACGCGGCGCCGCGCTGGCCGACCGCTCCACCACCCCCGGCGTCGTCCGGCCGACCTCGCCGACCCTCTCCGGCAGCCCCGCCTCCTACGAGAGCTGGGACAGCCTGGGCGTCAAGGGCCGCGACTTCGTCGGCGGCGCCCCCACCGCCGCCCGGATCTCCGACTTCACCGGCCGCCCCGCCAAGGACCCGGTCCGGGCCTACGTCGGGCTCCGGTCGGTCGACGGGACGGGCTTCGCCGAGGGCGCCCGGACACCCGCCGGCCTGCGCGAACGCGCCCGGCGCGCGGTCGCCGAACTCGAACGCGCCGGCGGCTTCCAGCGGAAGGCGCTGGTGGTCCTGGGCACCACCGGCAGCGGCTGGGTCAACGAGCGGATCGCCGCACCGGTGGAGTACCTGTACGACGGGGACAGCGCCGAGGTCGCCTTCCAGTACTCGTACCTGCCGAGCTGGATCTCCTTCCTCACCGAGGGCGAGGCCACCGAGGCCGGCAAGGCCCTGTACGACGCGGTGCACGCGCGCTGGTCGCAGCTGCCCGCCGACTCCCGGCCCCGGCTGATGGTGGCCGGTGAGAGCCTCGGCTCGTACGCCACCGAACGGGCCTTCCCCGGCGGCGTCGAGCAGTTGCTCGGGCAGACCGGGGGAGCGCTGCTGGTCGGACCCACCCCCGACAACTCGCTGCGGGAGGCGGTCACCGAGCAGCGGCAGCCCGGCAGCCCCGTCTGGCGGCCGGTCCACCGGGACGGGCGGAACGTCCGGTTCGCCCAGCGGCCGTCCGACTTCGCGGTGCCCGAGGGCGCCGCCTGGGACCAGCCGCGGGTGGTCTACCTGCAGAACGGCAGCGACCCGGTGGTGTGGTGGGAGCCCTCGCTGATCTGGACCAGGCCCGAGTGGCTGGACGGGCAGCGCGCCCACGACGTCTCCCCGACCATGCGGTGGTACCCGCTGGTGACGTTCTGGCAGGTCACCTGCGACCTGGCCGCCTCCGAGGCGGTGCCCGAGGGGCACGGGCACCGCTACGGGCTGATGCCCGCCGAGGCCTGGGCGCGGATCGTCCCGCCCGAGGGGTGGACCCGGCAGGACACCGACCGGCTGGTGGCGTACCTGGCGGACCACCCCTGA